Proteins from one Fragaria vesca subsp. vesca linkage group LG6, FraVesHawaii_1.0, whole genome shotgun sequence genomic window:
- the LOC101297743 gene encoding uncharacterized protein LOC101297743, with protein sequence MRSLFFPPNPIKTTRTLFFFRSMAIPPPKSAIPSAAVDNGAGLARRFWIKFSRESVFALFHPFSLCLASGDLKVESFRSYIAQDAHFLKAFAHAYELAEECADDDDAKLAISDLRSAVLQELKMHNSFVQEWGLDVKEISISSAAVKYTEFLLATASGKVEGVKGPGKLATPFERTKVAAYTLGAMTPCMRLYAFIGKEFKALLDPKDDSHPYKKWIDNYSCESFQASAAQTEELLDKLSVSLTGEELDIIEKLYHQAMKLEIEFFSAQSLVQPTVVPLIKDHNSAEDRLMIFSDFDLTCTVVDSSAILAEIAIVTAPKSDQNQSDGQIARMSSADLRNTWGLLSKQYTEEYEQCIGSIIPTERAEFVYNNLHKALEQLSEFEKKANDRVIESGVLKGLNIEDIKRAGERLILQDGCIDFFKRIIKSDNLNANVHVLSYCWCGDLIRSAFSSGGLHEPNVHANEFTFEESISTGKIVKKVESPIDKVHAFRDILESCPSDRKNLTIYIGDSVGDLLCLLEADIGIVIGSSSSLRRVGTQFGVSFVPLFPGLVKKQKECVEGRSSNWKGLTGILYTASSWAEIHAFILGY encoded by the exons ATGCGCTCACTCTTCTTCCCTCCAAACCCAATCAAAACCACCCGAACCCTCTTCTTCTTCCGATCAATGGCCATACCTCCTCCCAAGTCCGCCATCCCCTCCGCCGCCGTCGACAACGGGGCCGGCCTCGCCCGCCGCTTCTGGATCAAGTTCAGCCGCGAATCGGTTTTCGCTTTGTTCCATCCTTTCTCGCTCTGCTTGGCCTCCGGCGACCTCAAGGTCGAGTCTTTCCGAAGCTACATCGCCCAAGATGCTCACTTTCTCAAGGCCTTTGCTCACGC GTATGAATTGGCGGAAGAGTGTGCAGATGACGATGATGCAAAGCTTGCTATTTCTGATTTAAGGAGTGCTGTTCTTCAGGAACTGAAAATGCATAATTCATTCGTGCAG GAATGGGGTTTAGATGTCAAGGAAATCTCTATCAGCTCTGCAGCAGTGAAGTACACAGAATTCCTATTGGCAACAGCCTCTGGTAAAGTTGAAGGAGTAAAAGGCCCTGGTAAACTTGCAACTCCATTTGAAAGAACCAAGGTTGCTGCTTATACCCTTGGTGCCATGACTCCTTGCATGAGATTGTATGCCTTTATAGGTAAGGAGTTTAAGGCACTTTTAGATCCCAAAGACGACTCTCATCCATACAAGAAGTGGATCGACAATTATTCTTGCGAAAGTTTTCAG GCATCAGCTGCACAAACCGAAGAGTTGCTGGATAAGCTAAGTGTCTCTCTGACTGGTGAGGAGCTTGACATCATTGAAAAGCTTTATCACCAAGCCATGAAACTTGAGATAGAGTTCTTTTCAGCCCAGTCACTTGTTCAACCAACTGTAGTTCCTCTTATCAAAGACCATAACTCCGCAGAAGATCGCCTCATGATATTTTCAGATTTTGATTTGACTTGTACTGTTGTTGATTCCTCTGCCATTTTGGCTGAAATCGCAATAGTAACTGCCCCAAAATCAGATCAAAATCAATCTGATGGTCAAATTGCGCGGATGTCATCTGCTGATCTCAGGAATACATGGGGCCTTCTTTCTAAGCAGTACACAGAAGAGTACGAGCAATGCATAGGAAGCATTATTCCTACTGAAAGAG CCGAGTTTGTCTATAACAATCTGCACAAAGCGCTCGAGCAACTTTCAGAGTTCGAGAAAAAGGCAAACGATAGAGTGATAGAGTCGGGGGTTCTAAAGGGTCTTAATATTGAGGATATAAAGAGAGCTGGTGAACGTCTCATTCTTCAAGATGGTTGTATTGATTTCTTCAAGAGAATTATCAAAAGTGATAACTTGAACGCAAATGTTCATGTTCTTTCGTATTGTTGGTGTGGTGATCTTATTAGGTCAGCTTTTTCATCAG GGGGTTTACATGAGCCAAATGTCCATGCAAATGAGTTCACATTTGAAGAATCTATTTCCACTGGTAAAATTGTTAAGAAGGTGGAGTCTCCTATTGACAAGGTTCACGCTTTCAGAGATATTTTAGAAAGTTGTCCAAGCGACAGGAAGAACTTGACTATTTACATAGGAGACTCGGTGGGTGACTTACTATGCCTCCTTGAGGCAGATATAGGAATTGTCATAGGGTCAAGCTCAAGCCTGAGGAGAGTGGGGACTCAATTCGGTGTTTCTTTTGTTCCATTGTTTCCTGGTTTAGTTAAGAAACAAAAAGAGTGTGTTGAAGGAAGATCTTCTAATTGGAAAGGTTTAACTGGCATTCTTTATACAGCATCTAGTTGGGCTGAAATACATGCCTTCATTTTGGGATATTAA
- the LOC101298033 gene encoding uncharacterized protein LOC101298033: MMLRRVWLTCFVTAIFGFLICHDDAMGAQPCKPAPCGDLDDIQYPFRMKINGSDDPNCLSHPLELSCEQNHTVLKLFDGMYYVQNIDYRGGTIRVADPGLLSDACPFRPLHHLTSRNFSEWQGQENQNYEFYSYYALSVVFFDCLSQVDSPEYVRINCSSTSSSSSATYSYIMLEDGVNDLHSCNMTGITILYQASSVRSFSVIRDEFRMGFELSWSRFALDDYCYSRTQSLNCFRQFLIDGLGTVAQPIGWSLMTRMILGFVVLLVVWSYKKYWKKFLKEDVVEKFFKACKKRMQRRYSYSDIKKMAIACKNKAREYWKRIRSLSYSDIKKMVIDVKNKVSQANYRETLLGRFAYSDITTMTLDLKHKVSHGGYWRKKDDEVEEFLDAYKKLMPRRYSYWDINKMTNNFKDKLGQGGFGSVYKGELSDGHLVAVKMLSGSKGNGQDFINEVGTIGRIHHVNVVQLIGFCSVGSKRALVYDFMPNGSLEKHIFKDQENNPVLSWEKMLQIALGVARAIEYLHQGCDMQILHFDIKPHNILLDENFNSKISDFGLARFYPKDRNTIYVTAVRGTMGYIAPEMFYRSVGGVSSKADVYSFGMLLMEMAGRRKNLNALVQNSSQIYFPSWIYDQMEKGVNIEIEDACENDKNIAKKMIMVALWCIQLMPVDRPSMTKVLEMLEGEDELLQMAPRPFFCPQQMPTEDVPDDSDEMDIEEVSILPADSTESTSIV, from the exons ATGATGCTGAGAAGAGTGTGGTTAACATGCTTTGTTACAGCTATTTTTGGCTTTCTTATTTGTCATGATGATGCCATGGGAGCACAACCGTGTAAGCCTGCTCCTTGTGGGGATCTGGATGACATTCAGTACCCTTTTCGCATGAAAATTAATGGTTCTGATGATCCTAATTGTCTCAGCCATCCACTTGAACTTTCATGCGAGCAGAATCACACTGTTTTAAAACTTTTTGATGGTATGTATTATGTCCAGAATATTGATTATAGAGGAGGTACAATCCGCGTTGCTGATCCTGGTCTGCTAAGCGATGCTTGTCCCTTTAGGCCACTCCACCATCTAACAAGTAGAAATTTTAGTGAATGGCAGGGGCAGGAAAATCAAAACTACGAGTTCTACAGTTACTATGCACTATCTGTAGTCTTCTTTGATTGTTTGTCGCAAGTTGACTCTCCTGAGTACGTAAGAATCAATTGCAGTAGTACTAGCTCATCATCCTCAGCTACATATTCTTATATTATGCTGGAAGATGGAGTCAATGACCTTCATTCTTGTAACATGACTGGGATTACAATTCTTTATCAGGCAAGTAGTGTCCGTTCATTTTCTGTCATCCGTGATGAGTTCAGAATGGGATTTGAGCTTTCGTGGTCGAGATTTGCCCTCGATGACTACTGCTACTCAAGAACCCAGTCCCTCAATT GTTTTCGTCAGTTCTTGATAGACG GTCTCGGAACAGTTGCCCAGCCTATTG GATGGAGTCTGATGACACGAATGATTCTCGGCTTTGTTGTTTTACTGGTTGTCTGGAGCTATAAAAAGTATTGGAAAAAGTTCCTAAAGGAAGACGTAGTTGAAAAATTCTTCAAGGCATGCAAGAAACGTATGCAAAGACGGTATTCATACTCAGATATCAAGAAGATGGCAATTGCTTGCAAAAATAAAGCCAGAGAATACTGGAAAAGGATAAGAAGCTTGTCCTACTCAGATATAAAGAAGATGGTCATTGATGTCAAAAACAAAGTCAGTCAGGCAAACTATAGAGAAACCTTATTAGGAAGGTTTGCATACTCGGACATTACGACGATGACACTTGATTTGAAACACAAAGTCAGTCATGGTGGCTACTGGAGAAAGAAGGATGATGAAGTGGAGGAATTCTTGGATGCATACAAGAAACTTATGCCACGCAGGTATTCTTATTGGGATATTAATAAGATGACGAATAATTTCAAAGATAAACTTGGACAAGGAGGCTTTGGCTCTGTTTACAAAGGAGAGCTCTCAGATGGTCATCTTGTTGCAGTAAAGATGTTGAGTGGTTCCAAAGGCAATGGACAAGATTTCATCAATGAAGTTGGCACAATAGGAAGAATCCATCATGTCAATGTGGTGCAGCTAATCGGATTCTGTTCTGTGGGATCAAAAAGAGCTCTTGTATATGACTTCATGCCTAATGGATCCCTAGAAAAACATATCTTTAAAGATCAAGAAAACAATCCTGTTCTAAGTTGGGAGAAAATGCTTCAGATAGCTCTGGGGGTGGCTCGAGCTATTGAGTATCTACACCAAGGCTGTGATATGCAGATTCTTCATTTTGATATTAAGCCCCATAACATTCTTCTTGATGAAAATTTCAATTCGAAAATTTCAGACTTCGGGCTTGCAAGATTCTACCCGAAAGATCGTAACACTATATATGTTACTGCTGTGAGAGGTACAATGGGGTATATAGCTCCGGAAATGTTCTACAGAAGTGTTGGAGGTGTTTCAAGCAAAGCTGATGTTTACAGCTTTGGAATGTTGTTAATGGAAATGGCAGGGCGGAGGAAGAACTTAAATGCACTCGTACAAAATTCAAGCCAAATATACTTCCCTTCTTGGATTTATGATCAAATGGAAAAGGGAGTGAACATTGAGATAGAGGATGCATGTGAGAATGATAAGAATATAGCCAAGAAGATGATCATGGTTGCTTTGTGGTGCATACAACTCATGCCTGTGGACCGCCCTTCAATGACCAAGGTTTTAGAGATGCTGGAAGGTGAAGATGAACTCCTGCAAATGGCTCCAAGACCTTTCTTTTGTCCTCAACAGATGCCAACGGAGGATGTGCCTGATGACAGTGATGAGATGGATATTGAAGAGGTATCTATCCTGCCAGCCGATTCTACAGAATCGACTTCCATAGT CTAG
- the LOC101297453 gene encoding putative glucuronosyltransferase PGSIP6-like has protein sequence MKPRFLLIVAFLLSAAAAIRSSDAASARQRTPEAYVTLLYGDEFLLGVRVLGKSIRDTGSTKDMVVLVSDGVSGYAMSLLKADGWIVEKISLLANPNQVRPTRFWGVYTKLKIFNMTNYKKVVYLDADTIVVKSVEDLFECSKFCANLKHSERLNSGVMVVEPSERVFQDMMGKVTTLESYTGGDQGFLNSYYSDFPNAHVFDPNLAPEVRKSRPVPEMERLSTLYNADVGLYMLANKWMVNESELRVIHYTLGPLKPWDWWTSWLLKPVDVWQDVRKGLKDSLPGTGGGINPNDALVVKILFSIPFLALLFCYYRSFLQTREYFGSLCRSSFYDQIKHIYYKIKSTGTLNYAAVSTSSNINLSNQTKVPCYLGGMSIVACFMAAMVALVVGLAVVPRQVMPWTGLLLMYEWTFTIFFLLFGGYIHLVYQWGRTTAVQATFSSGSESVDDDSGKRHQRQVSLCDSASLHYGLGMAFLAVAAPSLPCLFGVTALFLRLGLMVVGGLILASFMTYASEHLATRSFLRGLEDRDATRSRSFC, from the exons ATGAAACCACGGTTCCTCTTGATCGTAGCGTTTCTGCTCTCCGCCGCCGCCGCGATTCGATCATCGGACGCCGCGTCCGCGCGGCAGCGCACGCCGGAGGCTTACGTCACGCTTCTCTACGGCGATGAGTTCCTTCTCGGCGTCAGAGTGCTCGGCAAATCGATACGCGACACCGGATCCACCAAGGACATGGTCGTCCTCGTCTCCGACGGCGTCTCCGGCTACGCCATGAGCCTCCTCAAG GCTGATGGATGGATAGTGGAAAAGATTAGCTTATTGGCGAATCCGAATCAAGTTAGGCCGACGAGATTCTGGGGTGTGTACACAAAGCTGAAGATTTTCAACATGACTAACTACAAGAAAG TTGTGTATCTTGATGCGGATACTATTGTGGTGAAAAGTGTGGAGGATCTTTTCGAATGCAGCAAGTTCTGTGCTAACTTGAAGCATTCTGAGAGGCTGAACTCGGGAGTGATGGTGGTGGAACCGTCTGAACGTGTGTTTCAGGACATGATGGGGAAAGTGACCACTTTGGAATCTTACACTGGAG GAGATCAGGGGTTTCTGAATTCTTATTACTCGGATTTTCCCAATGCACATGTTTTTGATCCAAACTTGGCACCAGAGGTTCGCAAGTCTAGACCAGTTCCTGAGATGGAGCGACTTTCAACATTATATAATGCAGATGTTGGTCTCTACATGCTGGCAAACAAG TGGATGGTTAATGAAAGTGAACTCCGTGTCATTCACTACACCCTCGGTCCCCTCAAACCTTGGGATTGGTGGACATCTTGGCTTTTGAAACCTGTTGATGTCTGGCAG GATGTTAGAAAAGGGCTTAAGGACTCCCTCCCGGGAACTGGAGGAGGAATAAATCCAAATGATGCTCTTGTTGTCAAAATTCTTTTCTCGATACCGTTTTTGGCTCTGCTGTTTTGTTACTATCGATCTTTTCTTCAG ACACGGGAATACTTTGGCTCCTTATGTCGAAGTTCATTTTATGACCAAATCAAGCACATTTACTACAAAATCAAATCTACTGGGACTCTTAACTATGCGGCTGTTTCTACGTCATCCAACATTAATCTCAGTAATCAG ACCAAGGTTCCTTGTTACTTGGGTGGGATGTCTATAGTTGCCTGTTTCATGGCTGCTATGGTCGCCCTTGTGGTTGGTCTTGCAGTTGTACCTCGACAAGTTATGCCATGGACTGGTTTACTATTGATGTATGAGTGGACATTTACAATCTTCTTCTTATTGTTTGGAGGCTATATCCATCTAGTTTACCAATGGGGGAGGACAACAGCAGTGCAAGCAACATTTTCCTCTGGTTCTGAATCAGTAGATGATGATTCTGGAAAAC GTCATCAACGGCAAGTATCATTATGTGATAGTGCTTCATTGCATTATGGGTTAGGAATGGCTTTTCTGGCTGTTGCTGCTCCATCTTTGCCATGTCTTTTTGGTGTCACTGCTCTATTTTTAAG GTTAGGTTTAATGGTTGTGGGAGGCCTAATTTTGGCATCCTTCATGACTTATGCGTCAGAGCACCTTGCGACTAGATCATTCTTGAGAGGCCTTGAAGACCGAGATGCTACGAGAAGTAGGAGCTTTTGTTAG
- the LOC101298331 gene encoding tRNA-splicing endonuclease subunit Sen2-1-like produces the protein MGPRWKGKGFKAKALADPMSKIVLKLQSSLNQSNCEGLLCGSSVLLSVEAEQADLLNRSCFGVAMVTAEKDKQWFELSLEEGFYLSYALRCLRIVEDKCVKSEEQLWECMKSRNALFSYYYKAYCHLRMKNWVVMSGITYGADFVAYRHHPELVHSEYAVIVSSEEGGASNRLRVWSDVHCATRLCGGVAKTLLVLDISRNGHGADSPSCLEMYTIRERTITRWSPEQCREDHTMVESENGAKEEI, from the coding sequence ATGGGGCCTAGATGGAAAGGAAAGGGCTTCAAGGCTAAAGCACTAGCAGACCCCATGTCAAAGATAGTACTGAAGCTTCAGTCTTCTCTAAATCAATCAAACTGTGAAGGGTTGCTATGTGGGAGTAGTGTGCTTCTCTCAGTGGAAGCAGAACAAGCTGATCTCCTCAACCGTTCGTGCTTCGGCGTAGCCATGGTTACTGCTGAGAAGGATAAGCAGTGGTTTGAGTTGAGTTTGGAAGAGGGCTTTTATCTGAGCTATGCTCTAAGATGCCTCAGGATAGTTGAAGATAAATGTGTGAAGAGTGAGGAGCAGCTATGGGAGTGTATGAAGTCTAGGAATGCATTGTTTTCCTATTATTATAAGGCGTATTGTCATCTTAGGATGAAGAATTGGGTTGTTATGTCGGGGATTACATATGGTGCGGACTTTGTTGCTTACCGTCATCATCCAGAGTTGGTACATTCTGAATATGCAGTGATTGTGTCCTCGGAGGAGGGTGGTGCAAGTAATCGATTGAGGGTGTGGTCTGATGTGCATTGCGCTACTCGGCTTTGTGGAGGTGTGGCAAAGACATTACTGGTTCTTGATATCAGCAGAAATGGTCATGGTGCAGACTCTCCATCGTGTTTGGAGATGTATACTATCAGGGAGCGCACAATCACAAGATGGAGTCCAGAACAGTGCCGCGAGGATCATACAATGGTTGAAAGTGAAAATGGAGCCAAGGAAGAGATTTAG